The genomic region GAATATACAACCTTTGGTGTTCAATTTAACCAGTCATACCTGCGCTCTCGTCTGGCCAGAAACGACCAAGATCAATTTGTACTTCGCTTCGTATTGAGTCGCGGTTTCGCACTGAACGGGCAACGTTGAGCACCATCATGTTTGAGCAAAAAAAGGATATACGGCTTCCGCCGGAGACACCACCAAAGTTGGTTGTGGTGATCGATACCGAAGAAGAGTTTGATTGGAGCGCCGAGCCAGACGCCAACGCTAACCGGGTATCTGCCATGGCGCACATCGATCGCGCCCAGGCCATCTTCAACGAGTACGGCATTTGCCCCTGTTACGTTATCGACTATCCAGTTGCCAGCCAGCCCCAGGGCTATGGGCTGCTGAAACAATTTGCAGAAAAAGGCCAGTGCGAAATTGGAGCCCATCTCCACCCCTGGGTGAATCCACCCCAAGAAGAAGTGCTTTCCCGGTCGAATATGTACCCCGGCAACCTTCCGGAAGCTCTGGAGCGGGAAAAGCTTCGGCTTTTGCGCGACACCGTTAAACAAAACTTTGGCCAGGCGCCCGTGGCTTACAAAGCCGGGCGATATGGCTTTGGGCCGAACACCACAGGCATTCTTCAAGAGCTGGGGTTCAATATTGATCTGTCGGTTTGCCCGCCTCTGGATGCCCGTGGCGACGGCGGGCCGGATTATCGCAGGTTTGATGCGCACCCATTCTGGTTCGGGGGTTCGGATAAGCCCATCTTAGAAATACCCTGCACCGGCGGGTTTATCGGTTGGGCTCAGCCTGTGGCAATCCCACTGTTTGAAGCGGCCCAGCGCCTGCGCAAGTTCAAAGCGCCGGGCATTCTGTCGCGAATCGGCGCAGTGGACAGGCTTATGCTTTCGCCGGAGGGCTATACGCCCGCAGAGCACATCAAACTTGTAAGAGCGCTCTACAAGCAGGGCGTGCGAACATTTACCTGGAGCTTCCACAGCCCAAGCGTCGTACCGGGTAATACCTCGTACGTACAAAATGAAGCCCAGCTAAAAGCATTTTTAGACAGTTTTCGTCGATTTTTCGACTTCTTTTTCAACGAATTAGGCGGCCAGGCGTCATCGCCCATCCGCATACGCAAGCATATGGAGAGTAAGGCATGAAGGTGCTCGGGATATCCCCGCTAGACAAGGATTCAACGGTCTCAATTGTTGAGGATGGCAACATTCTTTTTGCCGCCGGCGAAGAACGTTTTACCAGAACCAAACAGCAGTCTGGCTTCCCGCGCCTGGCACTGGAAAAAGCGCTTGCGTACACGGGGCTCTCCATGAGCGACATAGATCTCGTGTGCTACCCATTCCTCACTTGGGAGAACGAGCAAAAACTGTTCACCAAAAACCTGGAAGATGAGAAAACCTTTATCAAAGGTTTCCAGCCAAAGGACATGGGCCCGCAGATTAAAGAAGCACTAAGCCAGGTGCCTGATCGCAATCAGCCCATTCATGGCCTTGAGCATCCAAATGCCATTATGGAAAAGGGCTTTCTCCATAACTCCTACTACAACATGGCGGGCGTGCAGAAGCTGGCTTCAAACAACGCGGCGCTCAAGTCATCCCGACACTGGGGCGAAGGCGCCACAGAGTCTTTCCAGCAATGGGAAAAAGACCTGACTCAGGGCCTGAGCGACATGGGCTGGACCGGCCCGGTTAAACGCATGGATCATCACCTGTCCCACGCTGCCAACAGCTTTCTGTGCAGCGGTTATGAGCGGGCACTGTGTGTGACTCTGGATGGCTATGGTTCTGGGCTTGCCGGTTCCGTCAGCGAAGGGCACGATGGCAAAATTCACCGGCTGCATGGCCTGTCATTCCCGAATTCCCTGGGTACGCTTTACGAGCACGTTACCTCCAGCCTTGGTTTTAAGCCCAGCCGCCACGAAGGCAAAATTGTAGGCCTTGCCTCTTACGGCGACCCCAAAATTCTGGGGGAGATTCTTCTCTCGCGCATCGAACAAACACCCGGCGATTTCCGGATTTACGAAGCCAACAACGTGTTTTTCTCCCGCTACCTGGCGTCAAAGTTTCCGAAGATCGACGTGGCTGCTGCATACCAATATGTACTCGAGAAAGTAGCCACCAACTATATCCGCTACTGGGTAGAGAAAACTGGGATCGACACCATCGTACTCTCGGGTGGGGTAACCGCTAACGTAAAACTGAACCAGCGCATCTTTGAAATCGAAGGCGTTAACCACATCTTCGTGTACCCGAATATGGGAGACGGTGGCTGTGGTACCGGTGCTGCGCTCTATCACAGCTGGCCGGGCGGGGTGAAACCCTCCATTACCAACGCCTACATGGGCCCGGACTATACCGAAGCTGAACTCGAAAAAGCGCTGAAGGCTGAAAACCTCCAATATAGGCGCCCTGAGAACCTAGCCGCAGAGGTTGCCGCACTGATTCACGGCGGCGAAGTGGTTGCACGGTTCGACGGTCGCATGGAATACGGCCCCAGATCCTTGGGTAACCGCTCCATTTTGTATCACGCCCGTGAGCCAGAAGTGAACCAGTGGCTGAACAAGCGCCTAGGCCGCACCGAATTTATGCCCTTTGCCCCGGTCACCCTCTACGAGGCCCGGGAAAAGTGCTACCTGAACATCAAAGGCGCAGAGCACGCCGCCGAATTCATGACAGTCACCTTCGACTGCACCGACTTCATGCGTGAAAGCTGCCCGGCAGCTGTGCACGTGGATGGCACAGCCAGGCCGCAGCTTATCCGTCGCGAAGCCAACCCGGGTTATTACGACATATTGAGTGAATATGAAAAGCTCAGCGGCATTCCCAGCCTGATCAACACCAGCTTCAACATGCACGAAGAGCCCATCGTCAATACCCCGAAAGATGGCGTGAGAGCCTTCATTCAGGGCGCGCTGGACTATCTTGCGATAGGCCCGTTCTTGGTAAAACACCCGAACCCGGAACATTGATCTGGTAACGGATGTAACACCATGACAGCAGCATTGCTGACCGTGACAACAGAGCCAGCCGCCGGGTGCGCAACACTGCGTAGCGACTGGCTGGACTTGGAGCACCGTGCACAACCCACGGTGTTTCTTTCCTGGCAATGGCTTGGGCATTGGCTCAATGTCTATAAGCCAGATGCGCTGGTGCTTCGCGTAATGGAAGGGGAGCGGCTAGTTGGCCTGGGATTAGTGGTAGAAACCGACGAGCGCCGCCATGGGGTTCTGAAATCCCGTTGCCTGCGCCTGCACCAAACCGGCCACAAACTGCTCGATCAGATCTGGATTGAGTACAACGGATTCCTGGCCGAGCGCGGCAAAGAAGATGCAGTGGCTAAAGCCTGCCTAGAACACCTGTGCGAGGCCATGCCAGGCTGGGACGAATTTGTGCTCGGTGCTATTGATGCCGAGGAAGCCGACCGGTATGCCAAGATCACCGGCCTGTTCAAGCACTTGCGCTGGGAAGCCCCCTGTTTCGGGGTGGACCTTGATGGCCTGCGCCGAAGTGGTGAGCATTATCT from Marinobacter sp. LV10R510-11A harbors:
- a CDS encoding polysaccharide deacetylase family protein, producing MFEQKKDIRLPPETPPKLVVVIDTEEEFDWSAEPDANANRVSAMAHIDRAQAIFNEYGICPCYVIDYPVASQPQGYGLLKQFAEKGQCEIGAHLHPWVNPPQEEVLSRSNMYPGNLPEALEREKLRLLRDTVKQNFGQAPVAYKAGRYGFGPNTTGILQELGFNIDLSVCPPLDARGDGGPDYRRFDAHPFWFGGSDKPILEIPCTGGFIGWAQPVAIPLFEAAQRLRKFKAPGILSRIGAVDRLMLSPEGYTPAEHIKLVRALYKQGVRTFTWSFHSPSVVPGNTSYVQNEAQLKAFLDSFRRFFDFFFNELGGQASSPIRIRKHMESKA
- a CDS encoding carbamoyltransferase, with the protein product MKVLGISPLDKDSTVSIVEDGNILFAAGEERFTRTKQQSGFPRLALEKALAYTGLSMSDIDLVCYPFLTWENEQKLFTKNLEDEKTFIKGFQPKDMGPQIKEALSQVPDRNQPIHGLEHPNAIMEKGFLHNSYYNMAGVQKLASNNAALKSSRHWGEGATESFQQWEKDLTQGLSDMGWTGPVKRMDHHLSHAANSFLCSGYERALCVTLDGYGSGLAGSVSEGHDGKIHRLHGLSFPNSLGTLYEHVTSSLGFKPSRHEGKIVGLASYGDPKILGEILLSRIEQTPGDFRIYEANNVFFSRYLASKFPKIDVAAAYQYVLEKVATNYIRYWVEKTGIDTIVLSGGVTANVKLNQRIFEIEGVNHIFVYPNMGDGGCGTGAALYHSWPGGVKPSITNAYMGPDYTEAELEKALKAENLQYRRPENLAAEVAALIHGGEVVARFDGRMEYGPRSLGNRSILYHAREPEVNQWLNKRLGRTEFMPFAPVTLYEAREKCYLNIKGAEHAAEFMTVTFDCTDFMRESCPAAVHVDGTARPQLIRREANPGYYDILSEYEKLSGIPSLINTSFNMHEEPIVNTPKDGVRAFIQGALDYLAIGPFLVKHPNPEH